The region TGTCACATGTTACAAATTTGTCAACAttcatttttgtcaaaaaatgttttgtaatattttattttgaaaatgccTTAATGAATCAGTTATTGGAGCTATCCACAATTGCTTTccatttatctgctctcttcaccTTTGTTGTACCTCACTTCAATATAATATGATAAATGATCTCAAGGCCATCTCCTGCGTAGTCTGCCCCCTTCAGATGAGCATCTTCTGAGTTCCAGgtgatttatttactttttgacaTGGTGTTAACTTCCTGGTGATACATTACCAAACAAGAATTGAAGCAGAGTCCCTCTCTCTCAAACAAGCAGACTTGATGCAGGCCTTTCTCGCTGAGTCCTTCAGGTGAGGTCTAAATGGGGATTGAGTGCTCAGGTGTGGTTAAAgaaaaccccccccaaaaaaaatcacttgAGAAAGGATGATTTTGATCAACTCCATTTTCATGACATTTTGGATAACTGAAACTcaaatgaatataaataaataataacccAGTCATGATCTATATGTGGGCCAAAGATGGGTTGAGAGTGGGCCTTAATTCTGAGTCCCAAGTGAGATTGTCTGCAGGTTTCACGGCCTGCCCAGGTCCAACTGAGACCTGCAGGGTTTTCAGGTGAATCCCAAGTGGTTAATTTATAAGAAGCCAAACTTCAGATGTTTGCAAAAGTATTTGAAGCTGTTCtgcatatatttttatttccatGTAAATCTTAGCTGGCCAAGAATGACACTATATCAAACGTAACAACACAAAACAGTAATACATGAAGCTGAAAACATAAATTCACAATAATAATTTGCATATATGTGGGTGTGGAAAAAGTTTTGGCAGATGAAGTTAAAAACACAAACCATCAACTTATCCAAACCTTATGACAGACGATATGAGACATTTAGAACTGGAGAAAATCTGATTCTTACTGAAAAATCAGGAAAGGAAGTTCGATAGAATTTGGCAGCcgtttattgatcattttaaccGCAAGACATAGTCTGATTGCAAGTTTTAAAAATGGTCTTAACCCTCAATAGAAGGCAAgaacttgtatttttttttgaatgttatgtatttatttgtcattcctgtatttttatttttatgtacagGTTTGGATATAtatgcagaatgcagcaggaacgtaggctgccatggctgcgataattagagctgagctggcaacccggatgccgaaacaatactgacctggtgattgggagataggtggagggtggagcttcaggccaaaacaaaaaacagcaagaaggtcctgggttcgattcccgccagggatgctgtgggcgctgaagtgcgtgttagttcccccatgacttcagtgcccacaccctgggtgggattggcgaaaggatctttctgaaTTTGCgtcttctccccgtgttcccctgggtagctaatgggagctactaggggtgtcacggtacacacaagtaacggttcggtacgggttcggtatgggttcggtacaacgggaaaaaaaatacaaaaagtcccaaatgtataagacgagttttttcttcctttattttgatcatttgaaagttaaagtttgttcaaaactaaaaagcatctctgtaaaatagtgtaaaataaatagaataaaaatagaataaaacatttaacttgtgcattagtgtttttaattttttatgttttttatgtgagcgcgggatgggacattgtaacgagctcgagcacttttaataaatacttgaaccccgggctcctctactgctgcatatgggcagagccgtctgggggcggagcattctccatgggagaatgatagtcattttaacgttcaacaacatcatcctaccagaaacacacacacacacacacacacacacacacacacacacacacacacacacacacacacacacacacgcggagctgaaaactcagatagtcacggactgactcagttccatctttgattcagcttaaatacaaaaaacctaactggtctaaaattacacaatctatttagatagatatagacacagcggtctataacatcatttctgagctctataacagagaatagactcggcggtctagttgacaacacaaatcacattcaaataggcaggtggtcaaagctaccacaacattctgttaagaaattatttaagaaggttacattgactcaccaacggtagttgactcttccataacccaaaataatccaggtaacgtggaaaacggggtaacattcaaaactttgtacatgcttagtcctcttttaaactttagcgctaatctcctttgctgtgactgttacggctgatttatggtaccgcgttacaccaacgcagcgcctacggcgaaggttgcgcgtaTGCGCgtaacctcgccgtagactgcgccgtacctgtcggcgtatgctctgcgtcgatttaacgcagaaccataaatcaggctttactccCAATCCGCGCTGGcacacggccctgatgcgttcaggacagttgtaaattaagaattagaacattttatcgttattatagcctacaatttatgatgatatatgaattgcacatatatttattgatatgcacagactagcaaacatttaggtctgtaatggaacgtgacttttgatatttataaggggaaaaaaaaaagatgattaattttttttttttttttactcagtcagacgtattcgccgtatgactgcgtgtaccgaaccgtgatccccgtaccgtgacgggacgggacgaatacaaataccgttacacccctaggagctaccctcacaaaaacatgcacacagtcctatACATGCCCCCAGAGGGCccccagagggggcatgtatagccccgGCCGGCATgtaaccggggcgccagatggggtggggaggatccggccggaataacgtgatccttccacgcgctacgttcggccggagaaaccccaccctgtctggtgaaaagaagcggcctgctcactcctcaggttaaggaggagacctgagctcagtgcagggccctcccggggttggtagaggatggcaatgcacaggactgttaggtaggagcacagggtgataaaatgaaaaaaccgggataaaaaatattaaaaaaaaaaaaaataacataaacatcagttgagggctgcaactcctctttttaaactggaatatcctggcttgagtgctgttgtcagtgacataagtatttgaaatgaacatgatttttaaatgtctgttgacatatcggggtcattttatgattcgttttattattgctcttacatacagctcctttaatgtaaCTTAGATTACTTTTATAGGTAAATGTGTATGTATGACTGTTATGTCTTATGttcaaaatgagaaaaaatgaataaagagagttgaaaaaaaaacataacattgGAAAGTGTCCATTAATTAAATTCAAAGCATCCTAAtactctttgtttttcttttaattattatatTGAATATGTGGAAGGGCAGGCAGTCTAGCATTAGCATCAAGGCAAGGGTGCTGGAAAGCTCACCTGGGCCTTTCTTCCTGCACTGAGACACACCTGAGAGAGAGCAGCTGAAGGCAGCTTTTGTTTGGTGCTTCATTTGATTTTTCATGTTTGGTGAGGGACTAAAGCTGAGTGATTGTTTATGCACATCAGCCAAGGAACAAGATTCCAGTCACCTGTCTCTGACTGGGGGAAGGGACGGTGTTCCAGTCTAGCAAGGTATATTTACTTGTATATAAATTGCACATGTTTTGTAGAATGTTTctgtagcagggtggatgctacgggggcccgaccgaaggatggagaggacacggagtttcgtgcagacccttcttTATTACTCCAGTTTCACCCAacacgtgcagaagcaccttcacaCAGCTTCTCAGTCTCCCACCtccccagctgcagtctcccagtccttatcaaggctggcaggctgatgggacacacctgtttcccatccacctgagtggctgcagctactccactctgccacacacccccaacgacaaactcgagccggggtccgtccggccgagcatactcccccccccgccccctcggagcgggagaggaaccctccgggcttcccggtcggggggtcgtccccggcgtcggcctgagcAGTGGAACGGTCGgggtggtcgcccccggcgtcggcccgacCAGCGCAACGGTCGGGGGGGGGCGGGCCCCCGGCGTCGACCCGGTCGCCGTGGACGACGCTCTCCTGGCCGGGCccgtggtggcctcgggccacacggtgcgccccggaccgcctcctccgtggCGTAGTCCTGCACCAGCTGCCGGTCcgcctccgggaccgcctcctccgcAACGCAGCCCTGCTCTGGCTGGTGGTCCGCCTCCGTCCCCGCCGTCGCTgatggcggctgcgcctccgcagctGCCTCCGCAGCTgcctccgcctccgtctccccctccgtctccgccgctgactccatccccggagccgtcgcctggcggcccgcagcttctgcctcacggcctctcagctgcggcgccaccagcgctgccgcggcgaacctcagacggggtgcagggatgggtcgctccgcgggtcccgccgcctcgggagccgtcgcttggcggcccgcagcttctgcctcccggccactcagctgcggcgccgccagctcctcccgcgttgctgcggcggccctcagacggggtgcagggatgggtcgctccgcgggtcccgccgcctcgggagccgttgcttggcggcccgcagcttctgcctcccggccactcagctgcggcgccgccagctcctcccgcgttgctgcggcggccctcagacggggtgcaggggcggtgggtcgccccgcggccaccagggcttctatggcggccagttgccgctcgccctggtcccggaaggcggccgccatgcccgccatggcccgggcgagcgtgtccagggcccgctccgtgcctctctcgtccattcttcgggccccacgttgggcgccagatgtagcagggtggatgctacgggggcccgaccgaaggatggagaggcgtttcgtgcagacccttcttTATTACTCACAGTTTCACCAACacgtgcagaaacacacacagctcctcaATCTCCCACCtccccagctgcagtctcccagtccttatcaaggctggcaggctgatgggacacacctgtttcccatccacctgagtggctgcagctactccactctgccacagttTCTCttaagtttgtttttgtatatTAATGCGCTTTTGTTTCTTACAGTTTTCAAACAAGGACATTATTGGAGGAGCCAACCACTGTTTTTCCCAGACTTAACATATTTTATAGTCAATGAATGGGCCAtcttttgtttattcatttttcatgTTGGGCTTTTGGCTGCGTTAAGGAGGGGCTGAGTGGTAGAGTAGTCATTTGGCAAATGCACTTTATTGTGTGGTTTGAGTCACCTTAGCTTGCtgtgagttgtaaaaaaaaatcaggggggatggtggattttatcatatggggacagataatttgtgctgattacaatataattcataatatattacaaataatagcactgaccaaaacagctgcagaaactgctatttcaacatttagagtcatcaccagaaaaataaccccagaaaaataacttatttgaccattttcacctgtttcaagtaaattttcacttgaaataagtagaaaaatctgccactgggacaagatttatcttcttattacaagcaaaaaaatctttttccactggtagatttttctacttatttcaagtgaaaatctacttgaaataggtgaaaattgttgttttttcagtgatgagtcttgttttaagtgtaatgagattttttttactaaaatgagacatttaactagaaataagacaaatattcttgttaagattttgagtttttgtagtgatccattttacttatcctgtgaaggacaaagTCATAttgatcagaggtgtcaagtaacgaagtacaaatacttcgttaccttacttaagtagaaattttggttatctatacttcactggagtaattatttttcagacgactttttacttttactccttacattttcacttaattatctgtactttttactccttacattttaaaaacagcctcgttactctatttcatttcggccttaaaaaaaaaactatccagttaaattgctccatccggatagagtgaatttggttgtggttgtttcagatgttcttgtccagttttgttcttacatcctttccctcagattcctgcaactaaacttggatgtacattccaataaaggttaggataaatgataacatcctctgaagtttgactttacaccattacaatacttataggcaactagtcatcatatctcctgcacTCTGAAACACAtattaatgctcaataatacacatatatggttctttaatatatttgcattatactaagatgcattcatttccaatggcttttgtccttaatggctttttcccccctacattacttttacttttatactttaagtagttttgaaaccagtacttttatacttttacttgagtaaaaaactatttttaaactctggtatctatacttctacctgagtaatgaatgtgaatacttttgacacctctgatattgataagttcagaaaactgtttttattgttgtgttttgatgtatttgatgtaagcccagtggatatttaaagcttacagaaggctgcatttaactgctgctatgtcattcctgcagtatttctgcaggtgtttttgtcagtgctattatttgtaatatatatattaatatatattaatatatattatattatattatttgtaatcagcacaaattatctgtccccaatctcccatatgataaaatccaccatcccctctgaattctttttacaactcgagtactggatgtcACCGCCCCCCACCAAACTGCAAAGACAGGATCCGTTTGGGGCTGCACTTCCCCTTTAAGCGGCGGATTGATGCATCGACATCTCACCTGCTCAGTCGGCTCAGTGGTACCCGacctgcctcctcctcctcccgcatCAGTGATGGAGAACCCTGCCTGCTGGCCATGACCCCCCCTAGCCCCCCCTAACCCCCCAAACCCCCTCTCTCTCCACACCATGATCTAGTCCCTGATGCTGGCGGCCGCGCCGACGCGGCCACGATGCGCTTTCTCGCGTAGACGCGGGTTTCCTCCTGCACTCGTCTCAAAATGTCCCCAGATGACAGTGGACCCACGGCGGGAGCTGCTCTCGGATGAGCCCCGCAGCAGAGGCAGGACCCGCCGGTggcatccctccatctctctctcatcccCGCTCCGCGGCGCGTGATTGACGGCCGCCCCGGGCCGGGCATCATGTCGCCTCCAGCCCCCGCGCCCCCCGCGGGGGAGGAAGAGCCCCGGGAGGAGGTAGGAGCCTGCCTGCCTGCACATCCATCAGGGGGGTTTTCTCAGGTTTTTGTCGCAGAGCTTCAATACGCCCATGTGCTCGCTCTGCAGGGTGCAGGAAGCTGCAGGTGCATGCTTTTCCAGGGATATCTCGTTACATAAACCCCATTGTCTTATGCGTTTCTCTAATGCTGCGTCCTGAAATGACAATAttccactcaaattcaagggGCTATGTCGTTAGTTATTCAGGCAGCATCTTTACCTGCCTGGTACTGTACCTTCCCTCTGCTGCTGCAGGCCTGTGACATGTGAGCATCCACACCTGATGAACATCTGTACAAGGAtgctgaaaaaacaaacaaaaaacgacATTAAATGACATCTTTGGTAACAAATTTGTTTTCCAATCAGTCTTTTGTAGATAGAAAGGTTTGTGTCTGTTATGCAAAACCTCCTGTAgatgcacccccccccccaaacaagCAATAgtcaaccactgtgcaataataataataaccacaatcatatgctgtaacaatgcacctttcaacaaccatgtctacctcatactgctgcccctttcactttttttaaattgtatatatgttaataagagctgtcatttgcccatttgcctatttactgtacagtgagcgaaaataaccgagtcaaattcagaatcagaaaagctttattgccaggtcagacatatcagacgagagaacttgactccggtttacaccgatggcaccattaatacggacgccataaTTCCATTCCATactctaaaattccatgatatagcagagcagaaaactgttttatttgcctttaaagcccagcagaaactgcttccaaactacattcaggacctgttccagataaaagaaacccgctatgacctgagggggaaactcatgtttgggatgacgacagcaagaacaaatattaaaaagagatgtacatcaattaaggctagagaaatttggaatagttgtgacaacgaccgaaaaatgtgcagttttatcttcaagtttaaggaaatgtttaaagaaaatactgtaaataaatataaaacactataaatataaagtatactatcaaaaacattctagaatgtgaaacgtcaattttatattttatcttaCTTATTTATCATACAGAGtaatgctaatgtctcatatttaagctgatcataagataaaaagggtataagcactataagctacggcttcagcctacaccttttggcaaaataaatgtttattttaccttttcatcttgttttgtaaaaaaaagtgtttacaagccgaaataaagattaattcagtcattcattcattcatgtcttctttgacctgacttggccaaataaacatgattctgattctgattctgattctgattctgataaagaaGCAGTAACATTATAGATGATATCATGTTTTTGacaactttctctctctctctttcttttatttctacATTGTGCTGAACAGCAACGGCCTCTGAAGCAGTCTCTGAGCAAGTCCTTTTGCAGAGAGAGTTTTTGGAAATGTCTCCTGCTGTCCGTCCTCATGTACGGCTGCATGGGAGTGATGGTTTGGTGTCACGTCACCAAGGTGACGCGGCTCACCTTCGACAGCGCCTTCAAAGGGAAGTCCATGATGTACCACGACAGCCCCTGCTCCGACGGCTACATCTACATCCCCCTGGCCCTGCTGGGCATGCTGTACCTGGTCTACCTGGTGGAGTGCTGGCACTGCCACGTGACCAGCGAGCTGCAGCACAAGGTGGACGTGGAGGGAATCTACGAGCGCATCCAGAGGATGAAGCAGGCCAAGCCCTGCATCTGGTGGAAGGCCATCAGCTACCACTACGTCCGGCGGACCAGGCAGGTTTACAGTTTTATTGGTTTATAGTTTTacttggatccccattagctacagcaaaaccactattcttcctggggtccgacacataatacacagtacattacaacaaaaaattaaaagcaaacctaaagaggtagcacgtaaaaaaagaaaggaaaaacagaaaataaagagtcattccgtttaacatttagatataaataaaaacaatacatattcatacattttataacatcaacaaattcaaaccatatatagttatcatagtttgcaTCAATaagcatttttatatatatatatatacacacacacatacccatatactatctacattatttatttaataattaaatacgtTTTATACGGTAGAGTATttgggccatgcaagagaaaaaatatttgagaggggaagatttttttttttattgtgcacttcgagaaaaaagtcgaaatgtcgagaaaaaggttgaaatgtcgagattaatgttgaaatacaatttcgcgaaagaagtcgaaatgtcgagaataatgttgaaatacaatttcgagaaaaaagtcgaaatatcgtgaataaagtcgaaatttcgctttattcatgaaattttgacttttttctcaacatttcaacgtttttcgcgaaattgtacttcaacattattctcgacttttcaactcttttctcaacatttcgacttttttctcgaaattttacttcaacattattctcgacatctcgactttttcgttgacatttcgacttttttctcgaagtacataatgaaaaaaaaaatcttcctcctctaaaatattatttttatttttctcctgcctggccctaatacttttccgTAGGTTTTATATGTTCAGATTcaggagatgtttctttactaacaatttgaaCTTGAAGGCAGGTGACGCGCTACCGGAACGGCGACGCCTACACCAGCACGCAGGTCTACCACGAGCGCGTCAACACCCACGTGGCCGAGGCGGAGTTCGACTACGGCCACTGCGGCGTCAAGGACGTCTCCAAGCAGCTGCTGGCTCTGGAGAAGTCCCCGCTCACCAAGATGCGGTTCACCAAGTGCTTTAGTTTCGCCAACGTGGAATCGGAGAACTCTTACCTCACGCAGAGAGCGAGGTTTTTCACCGACAACGAAGGCCTTGACGACTACATGGAGGCCAGGGAGGGCATGCACCTGAAAAACATCGACCTGAAGGAGTATGTGATGGTGCTCTCGGACCCGGAGCGCTGCCCCTGGTACCTCTCCCACTACGTCTTCTGGTTCGCCTCTTTCCTCACCTTCTCCTGGCCTCTCAGAGTCTTCACCGAGTACCGCACGGCCTACGTCCACTACCGCGTGGAGAAGCTTTTCGGGCACGATTACCTCCCTGTGACGCCGTGCGAGGACCGGCCGTACTGGCGCCGCATCCCGCGCGTCAACACCATCGACAGCACGGAGCTGGAGTGGCACATCCGCTCCAACCAGCAGCTGGTGCCCAGCTACTCGGAGGCCGGCCTCATGGACCTGGCCCAGTGCCCGTCCGGCTTCAGCGGCGTCCGGCAGAACTGCGAGCGCTGCCACCGGGCCGTCAGCTGCTCCTCCGTGTTCTCCCGGAGCGCGCTGAGCATCTGCACCGGCGCCGGCGCCCGCATCCCCTTCAGCGGCAGCCGCTTCTCGCTGGCGCGGCGCTACGGCTCCCAGCGCAGCTGCTTCTGGAGGAGCGGCAGCCTGGACGACCCGGAGAGTCCCGGGGAAAACACCCGCTGCCTGgcggagcgcgtcgccgcggaCGAGGAGGAGCCGCCGGACTACGACGACGCTCTCTGCTACCCCGTCCTCATCGTCCACTGTAGCGAAAACTGCCACAACCACAGGTCTTTCCACAGAAACGGCTCCTGTGTGGAGACTTCTTTATGACTGGGAAGAGTCTTGCAAAACACACCGTCACCTCTGTAGCATATAAACACTCTGTCAATCAGAAACATTGTGCAAAGAAGTCTGGAAGCCAGATAcaatacagaccaaaagtttggacatacttccccatttgtttgaatgaggcaaaggcaagtttattttagagctgggtatcatcactgacctcatGATACGATTCccatacactaggtcccaagatgatacgatttccgatacgatttgatacgattcgatatcgatattctagttacaataacgaaataacgtgatccttccacgcgctacgtctggccagagaatccccaccctgcctggtgaaaagaagcggcccgatcactcctcaagtaaggaggagacttgagttCAGTGTAGGGcctgccggggttggtagatggagca is a window of Cololabis saira isolate AMF1-May2022 chromosome 16, fColSai1.1, whole genome shotgun sequence DNA encoding:
- the tmem151bb gene encoding transmembrane protein 151B is translated as MSPPAPAPPAGEEEPREEQRPLKQSLSKSFCRESFWKCLLLSVLMYGCMGVMVWCHVTKVTRLTFDSAFKGKSMMYHDSPCSDGYIYIPLALLGMLYLVYLVECWHCHVTSELQHKVDVEGIYERIQRMKQAKPCIWWKAISYHYVRRTRQVTRYRNGDAYTSTQVYHERVNTHVAEAEFDYGHCGVKDVSKQLLALEKSPLTKMRFTKCFSFANVESENSYLTQRARFFTDNEGLDDYMEAREGMHLKNIDLKEYVMVLSDPERCPWYLSHYVFWFASFLTFSWPLRVFTEYRTAYVHYRVEKLFGHDYLPVTPCEDRPYWRRIPRVNTIDSTELEWHIRSNQQLVPSYSEAGLMDLAQCPSGFSGVRQNCERCHRAVSCSSVFSRSALSICTGAGARIPFSGSRFSLARRYGSQRSCFWRSGSLDDPESPGENTRCLAERVAADEEEPPDYDDALCYPVLIVHCSENCHNHRSFHRNGSCVETSL